The following DNA comes from Colius striatus isolate bColStr4 chromosome 21, bColStr4.1.hap1, whole genome shotgun sequence.
TCTCCTCCATCCCCAGTGCAAGCAGAGGGTGTTTCCCAGCAGCTGGTGACTCGTGTGACACACCTCAGCCAGAGCCTGTTTTCGGGAAGGTGTTGCTCACAGCTCCTGGGAATGGGCACTGCAGAAGGGACCTTTTGGGCTGGGCTCTCAGATGAACTCACCTCTTTTGAAACCTTAAACCAGATTTGGCTGTGCAATGTTCCCTTCCCACGGTGCCTGAGCCCGTGTCCCTGGCTGGTTGGCTCTCTGGGCTGATGGCAGAGGCAGGACCTGATTCACCACCCTGTGACACCCCAGTGGGAACCTGATTTTCCACAGGCATGTCAGGGCACAGGAGCCTTCTTGCCAGGGCTTCTGCAAATCAACTTCCCTTCCCTGAGAGCAGATGCTGAGCCTCACAATTTGTGTGTGAAGGAATCACCCAGCccttttgttcttccttttcatACAAACCACAGGAGCTGCCGAGTTTGTgtgtgggatggggaaggggaaagcagGGCCTGAGCCTGCTGGGATGGGGTTCACCCAAAGCAGCAGGCTCTTGGCTCATCACTGATGGGAAAAGGCCCTGGGCAAGGTATAAATCAGcaaggagggagctgctggtagGGAGCAGGTTCACTCTGTGGGGAATGATGCTGCTGCACTTCTCTACGTGAGGATCCAGCCCCTGGGTGGTTGAGCTCCCCTCCCATGGAGAGGGGGCTGTTGCCTTAGGAAGGGCAGGACACTGGGTGCCTGGGGAAAGCCCTACAGTGTCCTTAGTGGCAGGAGAGTTTGCTCAAATAGGCTGGAGGGGTGAGGAGTGGCAGGAGCAGCACACAACAGCCTCACAGCACCTGCACTGGCTGCAGCGTCAAAGTCCAGTTGGACACtggagcgtggccagagctggggaatggGCTGGAGCTtgagtctgatggggagcagctgagggtcctgggggtgttcagtgtggagaaaaggaggctgaggggagacaggagcactctctgcagctccttcacaggaggctgcagtgaggtgggggttggtctctgctcccaaatgGTTCTGTGATGCTATGATGTGTCCCTTTGGCTTCTCCCTGCTCAGAGAGAGATGAGAAGTCAAGCAGTGTGCTCACCTGTGAGATGGTTCCAGTGCAGAATCTGCTTCAGCTGCTCTCCCAGGACTGttcttgtttcatttctgtcaGGAAAATTCAACTTAGGGAGCCCTCAAGAAAGAGGAGCCCTGTGTCCTAATTCAGTGTTGACAAACCCTTGGCCCTTCTGCCAGATTGCCCATCACCGAGAATGAAAGTGTCAGTGATGACACTTAGAGGACatctggcagcagagcagaaggtCTGGATGCTGCCCATCCCAGAGAGCTCACAGGAGAGCTGGCCCTGGCACAGACCAGTGCCCGTGGCCAAGGGACACTGGGTGATGACAGAGCATGCTGGTGGGTGTATCTGCAAAGGCACTGTTCCACTTAAGGGCAACAGCACAGGGTGCCTTCTAACTCCAGGTTTTCTTCCAGGGACAGGCTGCTTTGGCTTCTCTTGCctcagctgcctgctccagcagcatACATGCCAGGGGCAAGCCCCTGTCCCATCACAGGAGTGGCATTCACAGCTGTGCTGTGTAGCACCAGGGCTCACGTTTCAGCAGCTGGCCTTGGcagggctcagccctggcttTGTGAGGCTTGGCAGGGTTGGGGTGGTGGGCGTTCCTGTCTGCAAGGCTGGAGAGCTCAGTCCAGCAACTAAAACCTCGTTTGGGATCATGGTTGCAGACTTTTCTGGAGAAGTCAGACATGAAACTGTGGGAAAGTgctgaaagcagaagcagaggggaagggagtGCTTTTCCAAGCTGAGATCTCAGGAGGGACTTAGAAGAAAGGCTCTGACCAGGGGACTgggatgtgtgtgaggaggaaaggctgtgggagctggggctgttcagcctggagaagagaagcctgagctcaggggatCTCAGCAACACTAAAGGGCAGATGGGaaaggatggggccagtgtatgttgtgtggtggccagtgacaggacaagggggaacaggcacagACTGGCACACAAAAAGTGCccctggagcaggaggagcaagtccttcggtgctgaggggagggagccctggcccaggctgcccagggagggtgtggaggctcctcaggaggtttccaaccccatctggacacgttcctgtgccccctgagccaggggaagctgctggaggcaggagcagctctgcagggcccttccagccccagcactctgtgactctgtggggtTCTGGGATTCTGTTCCCATGAGCTGCTTTCAGCTGCACAGTCCTAAACCCACTTCTCTCTCCCCCAGGGTGAGCTGCCACTCAATGCCATCCAAGTGCTTTTTGAAGAGAACGAGAAAACTTCCTTTTTAATAGAAGGTgtgtgcccagcagcagctggtctCAGGGGTTGGGCTGACACCGTTCCTGCCTCTGCTCAGCCATGTCTGCACCCAAGCTCTGTGAGCTGAACCACTTGCAAATCTCAGCAGAGCCTGGCTTTgctggcagggagaggctgtgaggcagcagcagcacttgcacAGGTCCCCCCACCATCATTTAGATGTGGGCTGGGCTTCCCCTGCACAGGTCCCCCCATCATTTAGATGTGGGCTGGGCTTGCCCCTGCACAGGTCCCCCCATCATTTAGATGTGGGCTGGGCTTGCCCTTGCACAGGTCCCCCCCCATCATTTAGATGTGGGCTGGGCTTACCCCTGCACAGGTCCCCCCCCATCATTTAGACTTGGGCTGGGCTTGCCCTTGCACAGGTCCCCCCATCATTTAGACTTGGGCTGGGCTTGCCCTTGCACAGGTCCCCCCATCATTTAGATGTGGGCTGGGCTTGCCCCTGCATAGGTCCCCCCATCATTTAGACTTGGGCTGGGCTTGCCCTTGCACAAGTCCCCCCATCATTTAGATGTGGGCTGGGCTTGCCCTTGCACAGGTCCCACCATCATTTAGACTTGGGCTGGGCTTGCCCTTGCCCTCCACTCAGGCAGGTGCAGTACCAAAGGCAGAACATTCCCCTTGTCCCTGCACCGGTCTCTGGGTCCTGGGAGGAAGGttgggagggatggaggaagggGATTCCCATGGGTTTCTGAAGGAAGCAGCACAGACCATGGAGCAAACCCAGTGAGAGCAGGCAGGGGTGTTTTGACAGGCCGACTGATCAACTCGATCCGGGTGATCTGCCACAGCTATGAGGATTACCAGGAGTGGCTCTACTGCCTCAAAACAGCCCAGTTCCGCAACGCTGACTCCTCCCTGTCCGGCTCAGAGAGCTTCTCAGGGTCAAAGCTGCCACACCACAGCCAGGTAACAGATGCTCTGCATGCTCCCAGGACTCCCACCTGCCCTGTGTCTGCCCACATGGTGTGGGTGCTCTTGTGACACAGCAGACTTTGCTTCAAgggggtgggtggcaggaggatggggcagacACTTTGTTCTGGAgtgtccagtgccaggacaaggggtgatggacatcaccTGGAACACAAGTTCTGCCCTAAACttaaggagcaagtcctttggtgctgaggtgagggagccctggcccaggctgcccagggagggtgtggaggctccttcttgagaggtttccaaccccacctggacacgttcctgtgccccctgagccaggggaacctgctggagcaggggctggggctgcagcagctctgcagggcccttcccacccaaaCCCCTCTGGGATTTTATGATTGAGTCCCCTGTTTGAAGGCTGTCATGAAGCTGATGATCCCTGCAAGTTACTTTGAAGCCCCACATTACATGGTGTGGGGATACACTATATTAGGTTCCTTCACAAGCAGACCACAGGCTGTGACTGTGTTATGCAGTGAGCCATTGGCACAAGGACACTGACAGGGTCTTGCAATGAAGAGGAGACCCATTTTGCAGCCAGGATGGAGTGAAGTTGCCTGAGCTCCCTGCTGCAAGCCCTCTTCATTTGCCCCTGTGGCCTTTGCAAGCTGGACTCAGCCAGTGGGGCAGCCACTTGCCTGGCCCTGGCATGCAGGAACGTTGTGCTGGGCTGGTGATGCTGCGCTTGAGagatggggctggggagggcttgATGTACCTGTGACCACACAGAGGGCTGTTCCCACACACTGTTCTTCTCTCCCATCTAGTTTGGTGGCAGTGGGAGAGGGTCACTCACTTCTGACGGCCGTACAAACTCCTGGGCCTCGGGAGGGAGAGTGGCCACGTTAACACACGTGTCCCAGAACAGCGGCTCTCTCCCCGACGGACAGCCCTTCGTGCTGATGCCTGACAGCAGGATGCTTGAAGACCCCCTCTCCCCTGGTTATTCCCAGCCTCTCCACGTAAGTGAAGCCCCCCAAAAGTCTGGGATGCAGCTGGGGACAGACACTGAGCAGTTGGTGCAGGCTGAGCTCGGCTGGTCAGTGTTTGCACAGCAAATCCAGCCCTGGAGCCTGTGTTTGTCCTGGCTCAGCTTGCTCGCTGCTGCTAAGGGAAATGTCTCATCCCACTGCTCCACTCTGCATAAGGACTGTTTTGCACATTGTAAAAGGGCAAATGGAGCTGTTCAAAGGTCAGGAAACCCCAAAGTAGAAGCCTGTGCTCTGGCCCTATGGCcagggtgctgtgtgtgtgcatggggAGGAGCACACGGGGTACATGCCAATGCCCAAGCGTGGCAGGGGGGTGTCTGCACCCAGGATCCTTCAGCCCCAGGGTCTGtcttctcatttcagtgcctgGCACAGGCCAACTGGCCAAGCACGGGCTTGCCAGCACAGGACCTACGGCGGGGAGGCAGCGCCAGGAAGTCCAAAAGCAAATGTGGgccctgtgggcagcagctgcccagccaGGACTCAGAGAGGAGCATCTGCAGCCTCATCCCTGAAAACCCCAAGGGCGAGCTCCTGTCCTGTGTGTACAACGAGCCCTACTCTGCACATGGATTGCACCatcaccctgcagctcccccacCACACCTGGACCTGAGCAGCGTAAGGGGCTGGGATGTGGTGGGGCTGTCCTCCTGGGGCTACCCTCCTGCCCAAGGGGGCTCAGGAACCAGTGCACAGAACCACagtcacagagtggtgggggtgggaagggccctgcagagctgctgcagccccagcccctgctccagcaggtccccctggctcagggggcacaggaacgtgtgcagctggggttgggaacctcctgaggagcctccacagcctccctgggcagcctgggccagggctccctcccctcagcaccaaaggagtttctcctcgtgctccagtggcactgcctgtgttcctGGCACTGGCTCCCACTGAACacagactggccccatcctctccacacctactctttaggtacttgtaagtgttactgaggtgccccctcagccttctccaggctgagcagccccagggctgcagcctttcctcctcacacccatgttccagcccctcagcaccttggtgtccctgcactggcctctctgcagcagttccctgtctctctgcagctggggagcccagcactggatacagaactccagatgaggcctcagcagggcagagcagaggagaaacacaacctcccttgacctgctccTGTTTTATTCTCCCTTGTAGCTGAACAGATGGAGCTTGgtgggcagccagccctccaCAGCCTCCAGCTGCCTGGAGCCGCCGGCCGTGCCCCGCTCCCCGCTCTACGCCGATCCCTACACCCCCAGCTCCAGCGTCCTGGAAGAGGTACCCTGCCTTGCTTATGGCCCTGACTCAGCACACACAAGCTTTTGGCTTCAGAAATTGTGCCTTGGGCcatttgttttcctgctgtCTGCCCGAGCCTGGGTGGGATGTGTTAACTCCTGTGGCCTGCATTTCGGGgtggggcagagcacagcacagctcttttTTTCAAGCCAGGACAGAGTCAGAGGGGAACAGGTTTCCCTGGTCTTATCACTGGATGCCTCAGCATCACAGCAATCCCAGGAGGAGCCagaaactgcaaaacaaaagtCAGAGGCTGAGCTGTGATCCAGTCGACAGAAACTGGGGATGAGTCACACACAGACACCACTTTATCCACCCCCAAGAATTCCAGCTGTGATAACCAAGGGCCTGCCAAAGGCCACCATTGGGCTGCTTTGCCTCTCTTGAGAGAAGAGTGTTTCTGGCTGACATCCACCTCACCCCTGAAGTCCTCCTTTCCCTCAGAGGGTTCTTCCTGGCTGCTCTCTGTCCTTCCACCTGAGCTGCCAGTAGGTTTCACCCAACTGCCTTCACATCTTGGCATCtccccccacctcactgcaatgACCTGCAGCCATTCCTCCTCTCCCATCTAAGGCCTTCAGGATTGCAGTGTAGCAGTGGGCAGAAAACCTTGCTTTGCCTAAGgtttggcagcagagctggctgggaGGTGGGAAGCAGCAGGTCAGTGTTccccagctgcccacagcaggtAGCAAAGCTGGGCTTTGGTTTTGGTTAAGTCCCTGCAGTGCCACAGACAGACAGGTTGGGTGCAGGCAGATGGAGGCCTGGCCATGGTGGCAGCCCaacatctctctctgcagaggaggagctgccagcccctgcccagcacccactgcagagagctgcccacagctcccacctacagCACCCCGTGTCGCCTGCAGCTGCGGCCTCCTGCTGATGCTGCTTATCTTCAAGAGGTGAGTTTGTCACTGCTGTCCTGGTGCCCCACActctgcaggctgcaggggaatgccTGAGGGGCTGGGGGCCCAGAGTGCCTTTCTTCAGGCTGGTCACAAAGCCCTTGGCTCTGTGATGGGGTGCAGCTtggggagcagctgggagaaCCAAGAGCAGGCTGATTCCTGGTGTGTGgcatcccagggctgcagggataAGTCACCTCCATCAGTGCATCTCTTTCTGTTCAGGTCTCTTCTCTGCAAGAGGAACATCTGGGCCCTTCACTGCATCCTCCAGGTGAGACTCTCACCCCAGCTCACTGGTCTCTGTCTCCCATAAGTGTCACTCTAAGAAGGGCTGAGAGGCTTCcttttgcttctccttccttcctcctgcttcccagtggtgagacccaaatctgccccttgCCTGTGTCCATCTGCTGAAGGCAGGTCATAcaatcatggaattgttttggttggaaaagcccttgaagcttcTGGAACCCACCCAgtgccctccccctgcccagcccagcactaacccctggccctcagcacctcagccccacggctttgggatccctccagggctgggcactcccccagctccctgggcagcctggcacaggggctggcacccctctcagggaaacagttctgtctcagctccaacctcaacctcccctggggcaactggagtAACTGgagccccttccctcttgtcattcagagcccgacccccagctccctgcagcctcctgtcagggagtgtcagagagtgctgctgtctcccctcagcctcctcttctccaggctcaacacccccattccctcagcccctccccagcacccttgtgctccagccccttccccagctctggccatgcaccagcccctcagtgtccctctggcagtgggTGAGGGGCCCATCACTGGCTTGGCTTCCCCTCACTGCCCACCAGCTCTGGCCACCCATCACACATGGGGGCTTGTGGTTTGTTGTGTGTGACACTTTCACCCTTTTGCCTACATGCAGTTGCCTCTGGGCTGCAGTTTTGCTGACCCTCCtgctggcagaggaggaggcagcCACTGGGAGCTCTCTGAGAGCTTTGGTCTGTTCTTCTCCAGATGGGAACATCAGCACTTACGACCTGCCTGAGGCCAGCTGCTCTCAGCATGACTCTGCAGCCTACCACGACTATGCTGAGCTCCAGAGCTTCCAGAGTGACTTCAGCTACGACAACCTGTGGGAAGCTGAGGTGAAGGCACCAGGCAGCCCTCACCCCcacccagccccacaccagcaGTTCTACCAggcctgaggggagacctccACAGCCAGGCACAGAAAAGCCACCAAGCTCTTTTCTTGCTGGGTTTCCCCTCCAGGGTGAGGAGCCAAGGGGGTACATAAGCAAAGGGGAAGGTCCTTGCTCTGTGAAGGGCTGCTTCCCATGTTCTGGCAGGTACAGAGTTCAAATGGATCCCCTAAATCTGAGGGTGGGGACGAAGCACAAAgcctctgcagccccagaggagcagcctgtgtgctgtgctgagcATGCTTGTGGCTGCCCTGGctcagggagccctggctcaatGCCACAGCATTGCACCCCCCAacataaaaagaacaaaaagctgGTCAGGCTCCCTCAGATAAAAGGGACTTGGGTGTTGAGCCACCCAAAGGCCAAAGCAAAGGGCAGGCTGGTGGCTGGGTTAGTTGGATCGTTTTCCTTTTTACCAAAGCCCTCAGACTAGTCACTCTGAGGAATCCACTGATCCCTGACAGGAGCTGCTAAGCCAAACCTTCCCTCATCGAGCTCTGAAGCCTGCAGAGATGCCTGAGACATGCCCCATCACAGTATATAAGGTTGGGAGCAATAGCTGTGTCTTCCTGCAAGATCAGAGGCATGTGACAGGGTTGGAGGGAAGAAATGGATGGGATGTTCTTTCCACTTGATGCCAAAACAATTCTTTCCTGCCTGGGAAGTGCTGGCTCCAAACcatggtgctgagctgcagtgTTCTGAGCCTGACACCTTGGCAGGTGCCAGCAAATACGCCAAGTGGCTGGTGCTTACCAAAGTCTGCCCTGGAAAGGATGCCCTGAGGTTCCTCCTGAGGGGGACTGTGTCCTTTCCTCCCACCCCTCTctgcacattactggctcacaCTAAATGCTGACTGAAAAtccagggagagagagaaggaaggagagtcacTACAAGCCAAACTCCAGTAGAGCCATAAGGCTCTGGTGCTCACTGTGATGCCAGTTGGGCtgctctccctcttcccccctccagagcagcaccagcccaggaCACAAACAACAGGGGACAGAGTCTCAGtgctatccttttttttccagcctctTAGGACAGATCCTTTAGTACACAGAAGGTCAGCAGCAAACCCAAATGTTTTTACCTGAGGCTCCAAATTCTTTAACCTTTGTTCCCTCAGGAGGCTGCAAACCAAACACATCACCAGAACCTCTCCTTTCATTCTTTCACTGGTGCAAACAAGAACAATCCAGGAGCTCTTTGTACTTGAATATCTATGGATTACATTGTACTTTTGGGGGTATCTTTGGCAGGTATCCCACAAAGTTTACATGCAAGGTTTGAGTGGATTATATGGTATTTAATGTGTACATGTGTCTGAGTTGAAGCTCTATTTAATTTTCTAGCTGTGGCTGGTGTTTAGTACCGTGCAATGGGCATCTGCCTGCACACTCCTGTGTGTGTTGGTTGGGGTCTTCTAGCTgtaactgttttgtttcaggttgACTCTCATTTTGGGAAGGTTTGTGTCTGATAACCCCCTCAAAGCATCTATTTATTCAGAACAATATTGCACTGGGGAACATCAGAAGCACGTggtgagctgggagggagccaCACTCAGGAGCTCCTGTCATCACCTTGGCTTTGATGATGGTCACTGGGATCTCTTTTCATTGGGTTGCCACAGGGAGATCTGCCATGTGGCAGGAGGAAAAGCTCCTCCCTAACTGCTGTAAAAGTTCCTGGGTGGATTTCTGTGACACTGGACAATTGCAATACATGTTCTTCTGGAA
Coding sequences within:
- the PLEKHN1 gene encoding pleckstrin homology domain-containing family N member 1, with protein sequence MGNITCVPQAPGRLRGSFRRKPSLKKEQNGKKKLPSFFGIEGGQEGDTTTDKILQYIPGKSIQNQENQKENLDQRFPSLFKKGRRKTVVRNLGKIIYYSKVKFKFQHCQEVNDCFLELFQSYLYFQSMGSNGLTYQGLLPLKELNVCEIEQGRSTGQEAHAFRIAGPLLNPLIVFCPTESELKQWLYHLEKQIQLNGGSLGLPFLSQNEWKQSSLGKEELRWSVQNMPVQEWRGTQRESLGDVLCVSKVKLQHLPFQEQHDRLLVLYPSTLVIVSEEHNSLCFKGELPLNAIQVLFEENEKTSFLIEGRLINSIRVICHSYEDYQEWLYCLKTAQFRNADSSLSGSESFSGSKLPHHSQFGGSGRGSLTSDGRTNSWASGGRVATLTHVSQNSGSLPDGQPFVLMPDSRMLEDPLSPGYSQPLHCLAQANWPSTGLPAQDLRRGGSARKSKSKCGPCGQQLPSQDSERSICSLIPENPKGELLSCVYNEPYSAHGLHHHPAAPPPHLDLSSLNRWSLVGSQPSTASSCLEPPAVPRSPLYADPYTPSSSVLEERRSCQPLPSTHCRELPTAPTYSTPCRLQLRPPADAAYLQEVSSLQEEHLGPSLHPPDGNISTYDLPEASCSQHDSAAYHDYAELQSFQSDFSYDNLWEAEVKAPGSPHPHPAPHQQFYQA